One Setaria viridis chromosome 3, Setaria_viridis_v4.0, whole genome shotgun sequence DNA window includes the following coding sequences:
- the LOC117850369 gene encoding uncharacterized protein, protein MDDGGNPTPPPSTSTSTAAAAAAAAAQHQQLQRQLFLMQQQAQAQSHPQQLSQQAMSRFPSNIDAHLRPLGPLRFHQPQQQQPQPQPSQPPHSQGPSQSPSQGAPQQASPHHQQHQHQQQQQAAAQAQAQAQAARVRSPEMEMALQDAMRVCNPDIKTPFQSIEDAVNRLLPYHVVADYEAEEDDRILDSDATGQIPSRLQQWDHNILVKIAEFTTTFEKQVLAYNIMTKKRAIGEFRSEERLMLEQALLQEEKQAMLGLRAEMESREKAGREAAEAKMRMAMEHARAEAQAHSEMMNHGPIRGSAVASQGEDGPSRGMEQEHAEDGWGNAQRDDEDPSEDFLNDENEPENGNSDGQEDWRRSGELDLNSR, encoded by the exons atggacGACGGAGGGAACCCCACCCCTccgccctccacctccacctccaccgccgcggccgcggccgccgccgccgcgcagcacCAGCAGCTCCAGCGCCAGCTCTTCCTGATGCAACAGCAGGCGCAGGCGCAGTCCCACCCGCAGCAGCTGTCACAGCAGGCCATGTCCCGCTTCCCCTCCAACatcgacgcccacctccgcccccTCGGCCCGCTCCGCTTCCACCagccccagcagcagcagccgcagccccAGCCGTCCCAGCCGCCCCACTCCCAGGGGCCCTCTCAGTCGCCATCGCAGGGGGCGCCGCAGCAGGCGTCGCCCCATCaccagcagcatcagcatcagcagcagcagcaggcggccgCGCAGGCGCAGGCACAGGCGCAGGCGGCCAGGGTCCGGAGCCCCGAGATGGAGATGGCGCTGCAGGACGCCATGCGGGTGTGCAACCCGGACATCAAGACCCCCTTCCAGTCCATCGAGGACGCCGTCAACAG GTTATTGCCTTACCATGTTGTTGCGGACTAtgaggctgaagaagatgacaGAATCCTTGACAGTGATGCAACTGGCCAGATTCCTTCTCGCCTGCAGCAATGGGACCATAACATTCTGGTGAAGATTGCTGAGTTCACCACAACGTTTGAGAAACAAGTTTTGGCATACAACATAATGACCAAGAAAAGGGCCATCGGTGAGTTCAGATCAGAGGAACGGCTCATGCTGGAGCAAGCCTTGTTACAGGAGGAAAAACAGGCTATGCTGGGACTGAGAGCGGAGATGGAATCGAGGGAGAAAGCCGGTCGCGAGGCAGCCGAAGCTAAGATGCGCATGGCAATGGAGCATGCTCGGGCTGAGGCCCAAGCACACTCTGAGATGATGAATCATGGCCCCATTCGGGGCAGTGCTGTGGCTTCACAAGGGGAGGATGGCCCTAGTCGTGGCATGGAACAAGAACACGCTGAAGATGGGTGGGGAAATGCTCAGCGCGATGATGAAGATCCATCTGAGGATTTCCTCAACGATGAGAACGAACCCGAGAATGGGAACTCAGATGGGCAAGAGGACTGGCGCAGATCTGGGGAGCTTGATCTGAACTCTAGGTAA